From Deferribacter autotrophicus, the proteins below share one genomic window:
- a CDS encoding dynamin family protein, producing the protein MFLEKKSELIERTNTLKIFANELDINNINENIDSFLEEIQRDLTFNVLCLGDFSSGKSTFINQFFIGKNVLPTNVTTTTAKLTVLKYGLEEKIVLKYKDGTQKEFHENFENILKHTVAKGGEEVEKIDLVEVYINSEFLKDGIVIVDSPGLNDPETERMDVTLGFINRADSILYLIMATQAWKKSEKEFLEEKILSKEDLDKIFFLLNYWDLIDENQRDEVIKFVKTEMEKSLKIVSAELGQKIPTPPLIPISAKTKENFDVLKKKLWEYLSTKKGENILENKYKKLEVLKRRIKELIIEKIELQKKESKELEDSLKNLKQEVEKLKEDVTIFKKRLKPKIDGEVTSFVEEVQKLFERLKENIIERLSKRIDNNIEGIDDVADFEKIIKDSIRKSIYLEKRNFENLYRKFLKKIEKILEEEKSRLDLKNYFSKNKVLYLDDIKEHLKPEISIKVDYMIDAIITGGSVLGGAVLASVNPLFAIVALGGVAYNIFIKAKKEKQEILKQLSIIEEQIDDTFSEYITRLEGQQDEITETILENIRNELIEAYLEKERIYKQALEDKKINKDDELTAFYNDKIKELEKI; encoded by the coding sequence ATGTTTTTAGAGAAAAAAAGCGAATTGATTGAAAGAACAAATACATTAAAAATCTTTGCAAATGAGTTGGATATTAATAATATTAATGAAAATATAGATAGCTTTTTAGAAGAGATACAAAGAGATTTAACATTTAATGTTTTGTGTTTAGGGGACTTCTCATCTGGAAAATCTACTTTTATTAATCAGTTTTTTATTGGTAAAAATGTTTTACCGACTAATGTTACTACAACAACAGCAAAACTAACGGTATTAAAATATGGTTTAGAGGAAAAAATAGTCTTAAAATACAAAGATGGGACACAAAAAGAATTTCATGAAAATTTTGAAAATATTTTAAAGCATACCGTAGCTAAAGGAGGAGAAGAAGTTGAGAAAATTGATTTAGTTGAAGTTTATATTAATTCAGAGTTTTTAAAAGATGGAATAGTTATAGTAGATTCTCCAGGTTTAAATGATCCTGAAACTGAAAGAATGGATGTAACATTAGGTTTTATTAACCGTGCAGATAGTATACTTTATTTGATTATGGCTACTCAAGCATGGAAAAAAAGTGAAAAAGAATTTTTAGAAGAAAAGATTCTGAGCAAAGAAGATTTGGATAAGATTTTCTTTTTGCTTAATTATTGGGATCTAATAGATGAGAATCAAAGGGATGAGGTTATTAAATTTGTGAAAACAGAAATGGAAAAATCTTTGAAAATTGTTTCAGCTGAGTTAGGACAGAAAATTCCTACGCCACCTTTGATTCCGATTTCGGCAAAAACTAAAGAGAACTTCGATGTTTTAAAGAAAAAATTATGGGAATATTTGAGTACTAAAAAAGGTGAAAATATCTTAGAAAATAAATATAAAAAACTTGAGGTCTTAAAAAGAAGAATAAAAGAATTAATAATTGAAAAGATAGAATTACAAAAAAAAGAATCTAAAGAACTTGAAGACTCTTTAAAAAATTTAAAACAGGAAGTAGAAAAATTAAAAGAGGATGTAACTATTTTTAAAAAAAGACTTAAGCCTAAAATAGATGGTGAGGTAACTTCATTTGTTGAAGAGGTTCAGAAATTGTTTGAGCGATTAAAGGAGAACATAATTGAAAGATTAAGCAAAAGAATAGATAATAATATAGAGGGAATTGATGATGTTGCAGATTTTGAAAAAATTATAAAAGATAGTATTCGAAAAAGTATTTATCTTGAGAAAAGAAATTTTGAGAATTTATATAGGAAATTTCTAAAAAAAATAGAAAAGATATTAGAAGAAGAAAAATCGAGGTTAGACCTTAAAAACTATTTTTCAAAAAATAAGGTTTTGTATTTAGATGATATTAAGGAGCATTTAAAACCTGAAATAAGTATTAAGGTTGATTATATGATAGATGCAATAATTACAGGTGGTAGTGTACTTGGAGGAGCGGTATTAGCATCTGTCAATCCACTTTTTGCTATAGTTGCCTTAGGAGGTGTAGCTTATAATATTTTTATTAAGGCAAAAAAAGAAAAGCAAGAAATTTTAAAACAATTATCTATTATTGAAGAGCAGATAGATGATACATTTTCAGAGTATATTACGAGATTAGAAGGACAACAAGATGAAATTACTGAGACTATATTAGAAAATATAAGGAATGAATTAATAGAAGCTTATCTTGAAAAAGAAAGAATTTATAAACAGGCTCTTGAAGATAAAAAAATTAATAAAGATGATGAATTAACAGCTTTTTACAATGATAAAATTAAGGAGCTTGAGAAAATTTAA
- a CDS encoding dynamin family protein produces MSLRKLREIINKYNDYPWYNELKLFDDKYKIQDLEEEINVFKPKIAVIGEFSSGKSTLINSFLAEDLLPAKYQPTTVFITEIKYSSDNYLLVDGERRELTKENLENIDNIKSDKIEVFLNNPILQEYTFVDTPGTNDPSKFTDEIVFNLVGESDVVIFVMNINQALKETERQFISKLIRKKDLEKFFFVLNFADIVDNPRLVKNEVIDKLNTLLKLNKDTLKTHTFLYSAKEVLKNRLNGIKSESYEIFIENIDEFIKSHKQVLLNEWLENETRRIIESIILKIEAIEDKINGKAKKYEEELAKINEEMKNFELAINKELINFEREFNIIKENYKRRIKDSIKYVYSEISNEVNNMSYEQLAGTRYIELRTKKLLEDKIEQDTKLFLKDVSKLITDFDEKVLSLKDTGVNFIFTTPKKAGAGKKIVNLTALTAGGVGVASLLPTMATGVGIASGIEGLSAIAPFLAGIPIVGPVLAGIGSVGAIALPVIGSFALAAGKVLFDVAKWGVGKIGDVATVVEEKAKRRIFLNQVKKELDKIESQMISQIEKLNIEEFKENYIKSKFPQKVILEEKIKLIKSKQFETLKLAEEELVSLNNFKSELMFY; encoded by the coding sequence ATGAGTTTAAGAAAACTAAGAGAGATAATAAATAAATATAACGATTATCCATGGTATAATGAGTTAAAACTATTTGATGATAAGTATAAAATCCAGGATCTTGAAGAAGAAATTAACGTTTTTAAGCCTAAAATTGCAGTTATTGGTGAGTTTAGTTCAGGTAAATCTACTCTAATTAATTCTTTTTTGGCAGAGGATTTACTTCCAGCAAAGTATCAACCCACTACAGTTTTTATTACGGAAATCAAATATTCTTCGGATAATTATTTATTGGTTGATGGGGAAAGAAGAGAATTAACTAAGGAAAATCTTGAAAATATAGATAATATTAAAAGTGATAAAATAGAAGTTTTTCTTAATAACCCTATTTTACAAGAATATACTTTTGTAGATACACCGGGAACGAATGATCCTTCAAAATTTACTGATGAGATTGTTTTCAATCTAGTTGGAGAGTCGGATGTTGTAATTTTTGTTATGAATATAAATCAAGCATTAAAAGAAACTGAAAGACAATTTATTTCTAAACTTATAAGGAAAAAGGACTTAGAGAAATTCTTTTTTGTCTTAAATTTTGCAGATATTGTAGACAATCCTCGTTTGGTAAAAAATGAAGTAATAGACAAATTAAACACGTTGTTAAAGCTGAATAAAGATACACTGAAAACTCATACATTTTTATATAGTGCAAAAGAAGTTTTAAAAAATAGATTAAATGGTATAAAAAGTGAAAGCTATGAGATATTTATTGAAAACATAGATGAGTTTATAAAAAGTCATAAGCAGGTGTTATTGAATGAGTGGCTGGAAAATGAAACAAGAAGAATTATAGAATCGATTATATTAAAAATAGAAGCTATTGAAGATAAGATAAATGGCAAGGCAAAAAAATATGAAGAAGAGTTGGCTAAAATTAATGAAGAAATGAAAAACTTTGAGTTGGCAATAAATAAGGAACTGATTAACTTTGAAAGAGAGTTTAATATTATAAAAGAAAATTATAAAAGAAGAATTAAAGATTCAATTAAATATGTTTATTCTGAGATATCGAATGAAGTGAATAATATGTCATATGAGCAGTTAGCAGGAACAAGGTATATTGAATTAAGAACGAAAAAATTGTTAGAAGATAAGATTGAGCAAGATACAAAACTATTTTTAAAAGATGTCAGTAAACTTATTACCGATTTTGATGAAAAAGTGTTAAGTTTAAAAGATACAGGTGTTAATTTTATTTTTACAACTCCTAAAAAAGCAGGTGCAGGTAAAAAAATAGTTAATCTGACTGCATTGACGGCTGGTGGAGTGGGCGTTGCTTCTTTATTACCTACAATGGCAACTGGAGTTGGGATTGCGTCTGGAATAGAAGGATTGTCTGCAATTGCTCCGTTTTTAGCCGGGATTCCTATTGTGGGGCCTGTATTAGCTGGAATTGGAAGTGTTGGAGCTATAGCTTTGCCTGTAATAGGTTCTTTTGCCTTAGCTGCAGGTAAAGTTTTGTTTGATGTTGCTAAATGGGGTGTGGGGAAAATTGGTGATGTGGCAACGGTTGTTGAAGAAAAAGCAAAGAGAAGGATATTTTTAAATCAGGTAAAAAAAGAACTGGATAAAATTGAATCACAAATGATTTCTCAGATTGAAAAGTTAAATATTGAGGAATTTAAAGAAAATTACATAAAAAGTAAGTTTCCTCAAAAGGTTATTTTAGAAGAAAAGATTAAATTAATTAAGTCAAAACAATTTGAAACGTTGAAACTTGCCGAAGAAGAGTTGGTTAGTTTAAATAATTTCAAAAGCGAATTAATGTTTTATTAA
- a CDS encoding OmpP1/FadL family transporter — MRKNFSSKFSKVLIILLFPILLYANGFQINEQGAKALGMGGAFVAQANDPSAVYFNPAGITQLENMQISLGVSPIHPYATFKSDTTGKSTDAEDKTFYIPNFYATLKLSDKLATGLGVFSNFGLSTEWPDDWEGKYIVGGTNAEIVTLTINPNIAYKLTDKLSIAFGIDIQKMEITLENKIYTGAPIDASSKLKGYNWAMGWNAAIHYKITDNWNFGISYRSKIKHEIKDGTHDLYNLYNPLNGSYFDYQRTASADITLPDILYIGTSYKFGRFTFELDGQWTGWSSYDELKVEYEKDMLSTTFGDQIVKPKDWNDVWAIRFGVQYKVNKLLDLRAGIIRDFTPIPDETIDPLVPSGDRWLYALGFGLNFEKVTLDFAYNYLDDEGRDFNNEVGQPYNVIGKFTDVSAHIFGVNLTYKF; from the coding sequence ATGAGAAAAAATTTTTCATCAAAATTTTCAAAAGTTTTAATAATTTTACTCTTTCCTATTCTATTGTATGCAAACGGTTTTCAGATCAACGAGCAGGGAGCAAAAGCATTAGGTATGGGTGGAGCTTTTGTAGCTCAGGCTAATGATCCTAGTGCAGTCTATTTTAACCCAGCAGGAATAACTCAATTAGAAAACATGCAAATTTCTCTAGGAGTATCACCTATTCACCCCTACGCAACTTTCAAAAGTGACACAACCGGAAAATCAACAGATGCAGAAGACAAAACTTTTTATATTCCTAATTTCTATGCTACACTGAAATTATCAGACAAACTTGCTACTGGATTAGGAGTTTTTTCTAATTTTGGACTTTCTACAGAATGGCCTGATGATTGGGAAGGAAAATATATAGTTGGTGGAACGAATGCCGAAATAGTAACTTTAACAATTAACCCTAATATAGCATACAAACTTACAGATAAGCTAAGCATAGCATTTGGTATTGACATCCAAAAAATGGAAATTACTTTGGAAAACAAAATATATACTGGCGCCCCAATAGATGCCAGTTCTAAATTAAAAGGATATAATTGGGCAATGGGTTGGAATGCCGCTATCCATTATAAAATCACAGATAATTGGAACTTCGGCATTTCATACAGAAGCAAAATAAAACACGAAATAAAAGATGGAACACATGATTTATATAATCTTTATAATCCTTTAAATGGTTCTTATTTCGATTATCAAAGAACCGCCTCAGCAGATATAACATTACCTGATATCCTATATATAGGGACATCATATAAATTTGGAAGATTTACTTTTGAACTTGATGGACAGTGGACTGGTTGGTCTTCATATGATGAACTTAAAGTTGAATATGAAAAAGATATGTTGTCTACAACATTTGGTGATCAAATTGTAAAACCAAAAGATTGGAATGACGTTTGGGCAATAAGGTTTGGCGTCCAATATAAAGTAAATAAACTTTTAGACTTAAGAGCTGGTATTATCAGAGATTTTACACCTATTCCCGACGAAACTATCGATCCATTAGTTCCATCAGGGGATAGATGGCTTTATGCATTAGGGTTTGGACTCAACTTCGAAAAAGTCACTTTAGACTTTGCTTATAATTATCTTGATGATGAGGGTAGAGATTTTAACAATGAAGTTGGGCAACCATACAATGTTATTGGTAAATTTACTGATGTTAGTGCTCACATCTTTGGAGTAAATTTAACCTATAAATTTTAA
- a CDS encoding PHP domain-containing protein encodes MIDLHMHSTYSDGTLTPQELLNYAEEKKLKAIALTDHDTVNGIESFLSVETDILKVSGVEISIDFDPGTFHLVGLFIKHNDENLKTKLEKLKKYRRERNSKLVELIKNHFGIEISLSDLQKDIDGEIGRPHIAKFLMDKGIVSSTQEAFDKYLGKGKPLYIAKKRYSAIEGIDMIKKASGISIIAHPITLDLENEQFDKFTKELIEYGLDGIEVFCSLHTIKDSKFYLEIAKKYNLFISAGSDFHGLNKTDVDLGQTNCPEEYQKSIYTNLLKYF; translated from the coding sequence ATGATTGACTTGCATATGCATTCCACATATTCTGACGGCACATTAACACCCCAAGAATTACTAAATTATGCTGAAGAAAAAAAATTAAAAGCCATTGCACTCACAGATCACGATACTGTGAATGGTATTGAATCTTTTTTATCAGTAGAAACAGATATTTTGAAAGTCTCAGGCGTGGAAATTAGTATCGATTTTGATCCAGGAACCTTTCACTTAGTTGGCCTTTTTATCAAACACAACGACGAAAACCTAAAAACAAAGCTTGAAAAACTAAAAAAATACAGGCGTGAAAGAAATAGTAAATTAGTTGAATTAATAAAAAATCATTTCGGAATTGAAATATCACTATCGGATCTGCAAAAAGATATAGACGGTGAAATTGGAAGACCTCACATTGCAAAATTTCTAATGGATAAAGGTATCGTGTCTTCTACTCAAGAAGCCTTTGACAAATATTTAGGCAAAGGTAAGCCTCTTTACATAGCTAAAAAAAGATATTCAGCCATTGAAGGAATAGACATGATTAAAAAAGCAAGTGGTATTTCTATTATTGCTCACCCTATCACTCTTGATTTAGAAAATGAACAATTTGATAAATTTACAAAAGAGTTAATAGAATATGGTTTGGATGGTATAGAAGTTTTTTGCTCACTTCACACAATAAAAGATAGTAAATTTTATCTTGAAATTGCTAAAAAATATAATCTATTCATTTCAGCAGGAAGCGATTTTCACGGATTAAATAAAACTGATGTTGATCTTGGCCAAACAAACTGTCCTGAAGAATACCAAAAGTCAATTTACACAAATCTGCTTAAATATTTTTAA
- a CDS encoding 3-hydroxyacyl-CoA dehydrogenase/enoyl-CoA hydratase family protein produces the protein MRQINKAAVLGAGVMGATIAAHLANAGVDVVLLDIVPRELTEEEKAKGLTLDDKVVRDRIARNGLENVKKIKPAAFYFKEFANQIEVGNFEDDMHKISDCDWVIEVVVENMDIKKKLLSEKVVPNFKKGAILSTNTSGLSVNEMAEVLPDEIKKNFLVTHFFNPPRYMRLMEIVPSKYTDPEVVNFMADFISKRLGKGIVYAKDTPNFIGNRIGVYVIYSAFKHLNDLDMTVEEADVAAGPAIGMPKTAIFRLADLVGIDTIVHIGHNSYNLLKDDEEREIYKVPEFLSKMVEKGLLGNKAKQGFYKKEKTAEGRKTYFYDYKTGEYKEVVKPKFPSTQTAKQIDDVATRIKTVVTGKDKAAEFAWRLLRDSLIYTFNRIPEIADDIVNVDNAMKWGYNWELGPFEVFDAIGVKYFVERAEKEGKQVPEKLKKIEKFYKVENGKKYYYDILTDEYKEVPVDEKTINLALLKNAGKVVDSNKGASLIDIGDGVYCLEFHSKMNSISGDILSMTKKAIKYVEENGVGLVIANQGKAFSVGANLAMLAVAIAEGAFDDIYMMVKAFQDTAMAIKYSKVPVVAAPFQMALGGGCEFCLHADARVAHAETYMGLVEIGVGLLPAGGGTKEMAIRAIKLAEKYNTDVSPFIFKNFMNIAMAKVSMGAYELYDLGYLTDGDAIVMNIDNLIYDAKMKVLDLAQNYRPKKPLTNLKAPGRSVAASIKSQLWNMKMGGFITEYEEYLGSMIADVITGGDVNAGTLITEEYLLKLERDAFVKLCSQKKTIERIQHMLKKGKPLRN, from the coding sequence ATGAGGCAAATTAATAAGGCAGCTGTTTTAGGCGCAGGGGTTATGGGTGCTACCATTGCTGCGCATTTGGCCAATGCAGGTGTTGATGTTGTACTTTTAGATATCGTGCCCAGAGAGTTAACAGAAGAAGAGAAGGCTAAAGGACTTACTTTAGATGATAAGGTAGTAAGAGACAGAATTGCAAGAAACGGGCTTGAAAATGTAAAAAAGATTAAACCTGCAGCATTTTATTTTAAAGAGTTTGCCAATCAGATTGAAGTGGGCAACTTTGAAGATGATATGCATAAAATCTCTGATTGTGATTGGGTTATCGAAGTAGTTGTTGAAAATATGGACATCAAGAAAAAGTTGTTGTCTGAAAAAGTTGTACCAAACTTTAAAAAAGGTGCAATCTTATCCACTAATACAAGTGGTCTTTCTGTTAATGAAATGGCAGAAGTATTGCCTGATGAAATAAAAAAGAATTTTCTTGTTACACACTTTTTTAACCCACCAAGATATATGAGATTGATGGAAATTGTTCCTTCTAAGTATACGGATCCAGAAGTTGTTAATTTTATGGCCGATTTTATCAGTAAACGTTTAGGTAAAGGTATTGTTTATGCCAAAGATACTCCTAATTTTATAGGTAATAGAATTGGCGTTTACGTAATCTATTCTGCTTTTAAACATTTGAATGATTTAGATATGACTGTGGAAGAAGCAGACGTGGCAGCAGGCCCAGCCATTGGTATGCCTAAAACTGCTATCTTTAGATTAGCAGATCTCGTGGGTATAGATACTATCGTTCATATAGGTCATAATTCTTACAATCTATTAAAAGATGACGAGGAAAGAGAAATTTATAAGGTTCCTGAATTTTTATCTAAAATGGTTGAAAAAGGTTTACTTGGAAACAAGGCAAAACAAGGCTTTTATAAAAAAGAGAAAACAGCAGAAGGTAGGAAAACATATTTTTACGATTATAAAACAGGTGAGTATAAAGAAGTTGTTAAACCAAAATTTCCATCTACACAAACTGCAAAGCAGATCGATGATGTGGCAACAAGAATCAAAACAGTTGTTACGGGCAAAGACAAGGCTGCTGAGTTTGCCTGGAGATTGCTGAGAGATTCTTTGATATACACTTTCAACAGAATTCCTGAAATTGCTGATGATATAGTGAATGTTGATAATGCTATGAAGTGGGGCTACAACTGGGAGTTGGGCCCATTTGAAGTGTTTGATGCTATTGGTGTTAAATATTTTGTAGAAAGGGCAGAGAAGGAAGGTAAGCAGGTTCCTGAAAAACTTAAAAAGATAGAGAAATTTTACAAGGTAGAAAACGGTAAGAAATATTATTACGATATTTTGACTGATGAATACAAAGAAGTGCCCGTTGATGAAAAAACAATCAATTTAGCACTTCTTAAAAATGCAGGTAAAGTTGTAGATTCAAATAAAGGTGCGTCTCTTATCGATATTGGTGATGGCGTATATTGTCTTGAGTTTCATTCTAAGATGAATTCTATTAGTGGCGATATTCTTTCAATGACTAAAAAGGCTATTAAGTATGTTGAAGAAAATGGTGTTGGCCTTGTAATTGCGAATCAAGGGAAAGCATTTAGTGTTGGTGCAAACCTTGCAATGCTTGCTGTGGCTATTGCTGAAGGTGCGTTTGATGATATTTACATGATGGTAAAAGCTTTTCAAGATACTGCTATGGCAATCAAATACTCTAAGGTGCCTGTTGTTGCAGCGCCATTCCAGATGGCTCTTGGTGGTGGTTGTGAGTTTTGTTTACATGCAGATGCAAGGGTTGCTCATGCTGAGACATATATGGGATTAGTTGAAATCGGTGTTGGCTTACTTCCTGCAGGTGGCGGTACGAAAGAAATGGCTATTCGTGCTATAAAGTTAGCAGAGAAATACAATACTGATGTTTCGCCATTTATTTTCAAAAATTTTATGAATATTGCAATGGCTAAAGTTTCCATGGGAGCTTACGAACTTTACGACCTTGGTTATCTTACCGATGGTGATGCTATTGTAATGAATATTGATAACCTTATCTATGATGCAAAGATGAAGGTGCTTGACTTGGCACAAAACTATAGACCTAAAAAACCACTTACTAACTTGAAAGCTCCAGGTAGAAGCGTAGCTGCCAGCATTAAGTCACAACTTTGGAACATGAAGATGGGTGGATTTATTACTGAATATGAAGAATATCTAGGTAGCATGATTGCTGATGTTATAACTGGCGGTGATGTGAATGCTGGAACACTTATCACCGAAGAGTATTTATTAAAACTTGAAAGGGACGCTTTTGTAAAACTTTGCTCCCAGAAGAAAACAATAGAAAGAATTCAACATATGTTGAAAAAAGGGAAGCCATTAAGAAATTAA
- a CDS encoding AMP-dependent synthetase/ligase has translation MEKWPFKSVPQILKHNAEKFSDKPALGYKKGGKFVDVTFARFYELALMVARGLRKLGIKPGDRVAILSENRPGWVIADMGILSAGAITVPIYATNTPEQVKYVLNHSESKVIFISNRFQYEKLLEIKDEIPHIEHIISFDRFLGDKAFPVNTHLQLAEISVPLSDDEKKEIEEVIESIDPEDVATLIYTSGTTGVPKGVMLTHYNLVSEIILGARKVDMLGPDDIFLSFLPLSHALERSVGYYIPIYVGAQVVFAESIDKVPENILEVRPTCMVSVPRLFEKMYSRIYENVHAMSGLKKTLFHKAIEVGKQYVEKKYLKGENPGFLGFKYKIYDKLIFSKIRERFGGRIKSFVSGGAPLDKTINEFFWVIGMPILEGYGLTETSPGICINTLKQVRFGSVGTMFEHCYAKLAEDGELLLKGPVIMKGYYKNEEATKEVLEDGWFKTGDIGKIDENGFVYIVDRKKELIITAGGKNIAPQPIENELKLDKYISQAFVYGDKKPYLVALLVPNFERLVEYAKEHHIEYFDMNDLVAHEKILKLYQERVGEINKKFAKFETIKKFSLVPVDFTIEGGELTPTLKLKRRVIYEKYKDKIECLYEDNGDCFTCT, from the coding sequence ATGGAAAAATGGCCATTTAAATCAGTTCCCCAGATTTTAAAACATAATGCTGAAAAATTTTCAGATAAACCAGCCCTTGGTTATAAGAAGGGAGGGAAATTTGTTGATGTTACTTTTGCTAGATTTTATGAACTTGCGCTGATGGTTGCTCGAGGTTTGAGAAAACTTGGTATCAAGCCGGGAGACAGGGTGGCTATCCTTTCTGAAAATCGCCCCGGTTGGGTAATTGCCGATATGGGGATTTTATCTGCTGGAGCAATTACAGTTCCTATTTATGCTACAAATACACCAGAACAAGTGAAGTATGTTTTAAATCATTCTGAATCCAAAGTGATATTTATTTCCAATAGATTTCAGTATGAAAAGCTTTTAGAGATAAAGGATGAAATTCCACATATCGAGCATATTATATCTTTTGATAGATTCCTTGGAGATAAGGCGTTTCCTGTTAATACGCATCTTCAGTTAGCTGAAATTTCAGTTCCTCTCAGTGATGATGAAAAGAAAGAGATAGAAGAGGTTATTGAATCCATTGATCCAGAAGATGTGGCTACATTGATTTATACTTCAGGGACAACAGGTGTGCCTAAAGGTGTGATGCTTACACACTATAACCTTGTGTCCGAGATAATTTTGGGTGCAAGAAAAGTTGATATGCTTGGGCCTGATGATATCTTTTTGAGTTTTTTGCCTTTGAGTCATGCCCTTGAGAGATCCGTAGGTTACTATATTCCTATATATGTGGGGGCACAGGTTGTTTTTGCGGAAAGTATCGATAAGGTGCCTGAAAATATATTGGAAGTTAGACCTACATGCATGGTGAGTGTCCCAAGACTATTTGAAAAGATGTACTCAAGGATTTATGAGAATGTGCATGCCATGAGTGGATTAAAAAAGACACTTTTTCATAAGGCTATAGAAGTAGGTAAGCAGTATGTGGAAAAGAAATATTTGAAAGGGGAAAATCCTGGCTTTTTAGGTTTTAAATATAAAATTTATGACAAACTAATTTTTTCTAAAATTAGAGAGCGCTTTGGTGGTAGGATAAAATCTTTTGTTTCTGGGGGTGCACCTCTTGATAAGACAATTAATGAGTTCTTTTGGGTGATTGGGATGCCGATTCTTGAAGGGTACGGGCTTACAGAAACAAGTCCAGGAATCTGTATTAATACTTTGAAGCAGGTTCGATTTGGTTCTGTGGGGACTATGTTTGAGCATTGTTATGCTAAATTGGCTGAAGATGGAGAACTTTTATTAAAAGGTCCTGTTATTATGAAAGGTTATTATAAAAATGAAGAGGCAACGAAAGAAGTGTTGGAAGATGGTTGGTTTAAAACAGGTGATATAGGTAAAATTGATGAAAATGGGTTTGTTTACATAGTGGATAGAAAGAAAGAGCTTATTATTACTGCTGGAGGCAAAAATATTGCCCCTCAACCTATAGAAAATGAACTAAAACTGGATAAATATATTTCTCAGGCCTTTGTATATGGTGATAAAAAGCCTTATTTGGTTGCATTGCTTGTGCCAAATTTTGAAAGATTGGTGGAATATGCTAAAGAACACCATATCGAATACTTTGATATGAATGATCTTGTTGCTCATGAAAAAATCTTGAAACTGTATCAAGAAAGAGTGGGAGAGATTAACAAAAAATTTGCAAAGTTTGAAACTATCAAAAAGTTTTCACTTGTGCCTGTAGATTTCACAATAGAGGGTGGGGAGCTTACGCCGACATTGAAACTGAAGAGAAGGGTAATTTACGAAAAATATAAAGATAAGATAGAATGCTTATATGAGGATAATGGAGATTGTTTTACTTGCACGTAA